The proteins below are encoded in one region of Flavobacterium sp. IMCC34852:
- a CDS encoding T9SS type A sorting domain-containing protein, translating to MKKLLLLLFLMTISLGQSQTLRLGFEPGESGNAFGQFGGMDLPTVVTGTGSNTSSVLSVTANPTGQIWQGCNFVLTSPVELIATKTMTIDVLSSTPITFLLKVNAGVAGAPEAAAQASHNGDGTWQTISFTFNTSLDGKAVTANGVYNNMVLHPFWTAGQTVFSGSPSARSFFIDNISGPGVSPPPSNCTNGIQDGTETGVDCGGSCSPCPPPAPAVAAPAPTQAAVDVISVFSGAYTNVAGTEFYPNWGQTTQYAQYSAAGNPTLRYSNLNYQGIQLATPIDASTMQNLHLNIWTADCASFQVFLINQGIGEQGITLTPTFSGWNTYDIPLSSYNTVNPANIGQFKFVGNGTVYLDNLYFWKAPAGTFTYYADTDNDGYGAGPAVLLTEPEAPAGYSVNNTDCAPTNAAINPGATEVADTVDNDCDGIIDEGFPPTIPAPTPPARNAWDVVSIFSGAYTNVTLNELPTSWSQLAIEPFSVESIGGNATWKFGGEFLGMVTNYENGINLTQMTTMHIDYWTPDNKVMIAKIVNTIDGVTEGLTIVEDPVVTGTWRSVDIPMTQFGGSVNKSKITQILLDPQLGGSTVYVDNLYFYRPATSQPSPTITNFTVPSKVIGDGPFQLTAPTSNSTGAFTYTVTGAPGVASISGNTVTILGGGSTIITATQEAAGGFGPGSITASFVVSFPPPATAAPTPTVPADRVLSIFSDAYTNEGGASYPYWGQPGGYIAPAVVPVGSPSSNTLKLDNLTYQGVQLAGTIDVSTMTTLHLDIWTPNCTTFDFYLIDSAPVGVPPAEQAVSVSPTQSGWNSIDIPMSSYNTLALTEVQQFKFVGLPSGSVVYLDNIYFTRPTSRAIAPTTTAVIDYCKGAVATPLTATGFAGNALKWYLVGGTTTPTYTLLTGGAPTPATTTVASPSKKYAVSQVLSDGSESPKANITVNVLAIPATPGIISGTVAQGPLVGTSTLATYSIAPVVGAVSYQWTVPAGVNIVGANDGTSITVNFLNVSAGAGSIGNLSVRAVNSNGCPSVAKTLALTKALPTAPAGIKMYDDAFPTYSATTGLQLPITTFGQFMGTNRVLRLTAPPASTATSYVWELPTGVVQLSGGTSNEITVNFSGVTSANTFSYYTTATVPVLTHILRIGVKSRNGVGDSTTNNTALINPTTTSTAKLLTLKATLPAAVSTVTGQLTGVCGGSTYSYTITKPSPFASSYLITAPAGSTVTSAGNPSNASNVLSTTDLTFSVTYPIGFVVNTLTTTANKSIVIASVNGIGTGTKVKTLTISTALKAVGIATGSAGITTFTRCANQTFTVPAVEGATSYTWTSANGAIIVSGQGTTTIEVDFSAVLESVTLTKLTVLASNACGVNSAVKTINLTSTACPARMDASGVTSEVSIYPNPAKDYFTLELTSSQAGEMSMTIYNLNGSLIRTKNIKLTQGNNLINEDVSSLASGIYFVQVYSSSNGETIVKKLVKD from the coding sequence ATGAAAAAATTATTATTACTATTATTCCTGATGACTATTTCATTGGGACAATCGCAAACCCTTAGGCTGGGTTTTGAACCTGGAGAATCCGGAAATGCTTTCGGACAATTCGGAGGCATGGATCTTCCTACAGTAGTAACTGGAACAGGTTCTAATACCTCTTCAGTTCTCAGCGTTACAGCTAATCCGACAGGTCAAATCTGGCAAGGCTGTAATTTTGTATTAACTTCACCTGTTGAGTTAATAGCAACTAAAACAATGACTATTGATGTTCTTTCATCTACACCAATTACCTTTTTATTAAAGGTAAATGCAGGAGTAGCCGGTGCCCCGGAGGCTGCGGCTCAAGCTTCACACAATGGTGATGGAACATGGCAGACAATTTCTTTTACATTCAATACTTCATTGGATGGTAAGGCTGTCACTGCAAATGGTGTTTATAACAATATGGTATTACACCCATTTTGGACTGCAGGTCAGACTGTTTTTTCAGGATCGCCTAGTGCAAGATCCTTTTTTATTGATAATATAAGTGGTCCTGGAGTATCACCTCCACCAAGTAACTGTACAAACGGAATACAAGATGGGACTGAAACCGGTGTAGATTGTGGTGGAAGTTGTTCACCTTGTCCTCCTCCTGCTCCTGCTGTTGCTGCTCCTGCTCCAACACAAGCTGCAGTTGATGTAATTTCTGTATTTAGCGGTGCTTATACTAATGTTGCCGGAACTGAATTCTATCCAAACTGGGGACAAACCACTCAATATGCTCAGTATAGTGCAGCTGGAAACCCAACCTTAAGATATTCGAATTTAAATTATCAAGGAATTCAATTGGCTACTCCGATTGATGCTTCGACTATGCAAAACTTGCATTTGAATATATGGACTGCAGATTGTGCTTCTTTTCAAGTATTCTTAATTAATCAAGGAATTGGAGAACAAGGAATTACTTTAACGCCAACTTTTTCAGGATGGAATACTTATGATATTCCTTTATCATCATACAATACTGTAAATCCGGCTAATATTGGTCAGTTTAAATTTGTAGGTAACGGAACTGTTTATTTAGACAATCTTTATTTTTGGAAAGCTCCGGCAGGAACTTTCACCTATTATGCAGATACAGATAATGATGGTTATGGTGCAGGTCCGGCAGTTTTATTGACTGAACCAGAAGCACCGGCTGGATATTCTGTAAACAATACGGATTGTGCCCCTACTAATGCTGCCATTAATCCTGGTGCAACTGAGGTTGCCGATACAGTTGATAACGATTGTGATGGAATAATTGACGAAGGTTTTCCTCCTACTATACCTGCACCAACACCTCCAGCGAGAAATGCATGGGATGTGGTATCTATCTTTAGTGGCGCTTATACTAATGTAACTTTAAATGAACTTCCTACTTCATGGTCACAATTGGCAATTGAACCTTTCTCGGTTGAATCTATTGGCGGAAATGCTACATGGAAATTTGGAGGTGAATTTTTAGGTATGGTTACCAATTATGAGAATGGTATCAATTTAACTCAAATGACCACTATGCATATCGATTATTGGACTCCCGATAATAAAGTTATGATAGCCAAAATTGTGAACACCATTGATGGTGTAACAGAAGGACTTACTATTGTAGAAGATCCAGTTGTAACTGGTACTTGGAGAAGTGTAGATATTCCAATGACTCAATTTGGGGGATCAGTAAATAAATCTAAAATTACACAGATTTTATTGGACCCACAATTAGGTGGATCTACAGTGTATGTTGATAACCTTTATTTCTATAGACCAGCAACCTCTCAACCATCTCCTACGATAACTAACTTTACCGTTCCAAGTAAAGTTATTGGTGATGGACCATTCCAATTAACTGCTCCAACTAGTAATAGTACCGGTGCATTTACTTATACAGTAACAGGTGCGCCAGGTGTGGCTTCTATAAGCGGAAACACGGTTACCATTTTAGGCGGTGGTAGTACTATTATTACTGCTACTCAAGAAGCTGCAGGTGGTTTTGGTCCAGGAAGTATTACAGCTTCTTTTGTGGTTTCATTCCCTCCACCAGCTACTGCTGCACCAACCCCAACAGTTCCTGCAGATAGAGTTTTATCTATCTTTAGTGACGCTTATACAAATGAAGGTGGTGCTTCTTATCCATACTGGGGACAACCGGGAGGTTATATTGCTCCTGCAGTAGTTCCGGTAGGATCTCCAAGCAGCAATACATTAAAATTAGATAATTTAACTTATCAAGGAGTTCAATTAGCAGGTACAATAGATGTTTCAACTATGACTACCTTACATTTGGACATTTGGACACCAAATTGTACAACATTTGATTTCTATTTAATAGATTCAGCTCCGGTTGGTGTTCCACCTGCAGAGCAAGCGGTTTCAGTATCTCCTACACAAAGTGGATGGAATAGTATTGATATTCCAATGTCATCTTATAACACATTAGCATTAACTGAAGTTCAACAATTTAAGTTTGTTGGTTTACCATCAGGAAGTGTTGTTTATTTAGATAATATTTACTTTACTAGACCTACCTCTCGTGCAATAGCTCCAACTACAACAGCTGTAATTGACTATTGTAAAGGAGCAGTAGCCACTCCACTAACAGCTACCGGTTTTGCAGGTAATGCATTGAAATGGTATCTTGTTGGAGGTACTACCACACCAACCTATACACTTTTAACTGGCGGAGCACCAACTCCTGCAACAACTACAGTTGCATCTCCATCTAAAAAATATGCAGTATCTCAGGTTTTATCTGATGGAAGTGAAAGTCCAAAAGCAAACATAACCGTTAACGTACTTGCTATTCCTGCTACGCCTGGTATTATTTCAGGAACAGTCGCTCAAGGACCATTAGTTGGAACTTCAACATTAGCAACGTATTCTATTGCTCCTGTTGTTGGGGCCGTGTCTTATCAATGGACAGTTCCGGCTGGAGTTAATATTGTTGGAGCTAATGACGGAACAAGCATTACGGTTAATTTCTTAAATGTATCAGCTGGTGCCGGTTCAATAGGAAATCTTTCTGTAAGAGCGGTAAATTCTAACGGTTGTCCTAGTGTTGCTAAAACATTAGCGTTAACCAAAGCATTACCAACAGCACCTGCAGGTATCAAAATGTATGATGATGCATTCCCTACTTACTCTGCAACAACCGGACTTCAATTACCAATTACAACTTTTGGTCAATTTATGGGAACAAACAGAGTTTTAAGATTAACAGCGCCACCGGCTTCTACAGCAACTTCATATGTTTGGGAACTTCCTACAGGAGTTGTTCAATTGAGTGGTGGTACTTCAAATGAAATTACAGTTAACTTCTCTGGAGTTACAAGTGCTAATACTTTTAGTTATTACACAACTGCAACGGTTCCGGTTTTGACTCATATTTTAAGAATTGGAGTGAAATCTAGAAATGGTGTTGGGGATTCTACTACTAATAATACAGCACTTATTAATCCTACTACTACTTCAACAGCTAAATTGTTGACGTTAAAAGCTACGCTTCCTGCTGCAGTTTCTACTGTAACGGGTCAATTAACAGGAGTTTGTGGTGGAAGTACTTATTCGTATACCATTACGAAGCCTTCGCCTTTTGCTAGTTCTTATTTAATCACTGCTCCGGCAGGATCAACAGTAACTTCAGCTGGTAATCCATCAAATGCTTCTAATGTTTTATCAACTACTGATTTGACTTTCTCAGTAACTTATCCAATTGGATTTGTTGTTAATACTTTAACTACTACTGCAAATAAATCAATTGTGATTGCTTCTGTAAATGGTATTGGAACTGGAACTAAAGTAAAAACACTTACTATTTCAACGGCACTAAAAGCGGTAGGAATTGCTACAGGTTCAGCCGGTATAACAACATTTACCAGATGTGCTAATCAAACGTTTACTGTTCCAGCTGTTGAAGGTGCAACAAGTTATACTTGGACATCTGCCAATGGAGCGATTATCGTGAGTGGACAAGGAACTACTACTATTGAGGTTGATTTCTCAGCGGTTTTAGAATCAGTAACGTTAACGAAATTAACAGTTCTTGCCAGCAATGCTTGTGGCGTTAATAGTGCGGTTAAAACAATTAACTTAACAAGTACCGCTTGTCCGGCAAGAATGGATGCCTCAGGGGTTACTTCGGAAGTTTCGATTTATCCAAATCCGGCTAAAGATTATTTTACATTAGAATTAACTTCTTCTCAAGCAGGTGAAATGTCAATGACAATTTATAACCTAAACGGAAGTTTGATAAGAACTAAAAACATAAAATTGACACAAGGAAACAACTTGATTAATGAAGATGTATCTTCATTGGCCAGTGGTATCTATTTTGTACAAGTTTATAGTTCATCGAATGGAGAAACTATAGTTAAAAAATTAGTTAAGGATTAA
- the nuoL gene encoding NADH-quinone oxidoreductase subunit L has translation METNLALVLLLSPFVGFLFNIFFGKKVSRNVSGAIGTLTVVVSFLLTLCFFAQLNQNGKPFEISLFDWIQVSNFKLDFGILLDQLSLLWLLFVTGIGSLIHLYSISYMHDDENMHKFFAYLNLFVFFMITLVVGSNLLVMFIGWEGVGLCSYLLIGFWYKNQPYNDAAKKAFIMNRIGDLGFLIGMFIIGAMFSSLNYNEIKTALTAGNADSALLGLAALCLFIGACGKSAQLPLYTWLPDAMAGPTPVSALIHAATMVTAGIFMVTRMNFLFDLTPDIQQIIAIVGAATALVAASIGLLQNDIKKVLAYSTVSQLGLMFLALGLGAYTVAVFHVITHAFFKACLFLGSGSVIHGLHGEQDMRKMGGLRKAMPITFWTMMISTLAIAGIFPFAGFWSKDEILMVAFEHNKVLWVVASIASIMTAFYMFRLMYLTFFKEFRGTEEQKHHLHESPSLITIPLVILAVLAVIGGAINLPGSMWLNHFLEPILAGKHEAHHLGTQEFMLMGIALAGAIVGIIWANAKYIKGGFVPKEDAEISGFNKTVYNKYYVDEFYTFLIVKPINGLANFFRTTLEPALGKVVFSFGTLANGIGTQGKKLHNGNIGLYLFVFVIGICAIITYLFIAQ, from the coding sequence ATGGAAACAAATTTAGCTTTAGTATTACTCTTATCTCCATTTGTTGGATTTCTTTTCAATATTTTCTTTGGAAAAAAAGTAAGCCGAAATGTATCCGGCGCTATCGGAACGTTGACTGTAGTGGTTTCGTTCTTGTTGACCCTTTGCTTTTTTGCCCAATTGAACCAAAACGGAAAACCATTCGAAATTTCTTTGTTTGATTGGATTCAAGTGAGTAATTTCAAATTAGACTTCGGCATTTTATTAGACCAATTGTCTTTATTGTGGTTGTTATTCGTCACCGGAATTGGTTCGTTGATTCACCTCTACTCTATCAGCTACATGCACGACGACGAGAATATGCATAAGTTCTTTGCGTATTTGAATTTGTTTGTGTTCTTCATGATAACCTTGGTAGTTGGAAGCAACTTATTAGTAATGTTCATCGGTTGGGAAGGTGTTGGATTGTGTTCGTATTTGTTAATCGGTTTCTGGTATAAAAACCAACCTTATAACGACGCCGCTAAGAAAGCTTTCATCATGAACCGTATCGGGGATTTAGGTTTCTTAATCGGAATGTTTATTATTGGAGCGATGTTCTCCTCTTTAAATTATAACGAAATTAAAACAGCGCTTACTGCAGGAAATGCTGATTCAGCCCTATTAGGTTTAGCCGCTTTATGTTTATTCATCGGAGCTTGTGGTAAATCAGCACAATTACCTTTATACACTTGGTTACCCGATGCGATGGCCGGTCCGACGCCGGTTTCTGCCTTAATCCACGCCGCTACAATGGTTACTGCCGGTATCTTTATGGTAACACGCATGAATTTCTTATTCGATTTAACTCCGGATATTCAACAAATTATCGCTATTGTTGGAGCAGCGACTGCTTTGGTAGCCGCCTCGATTGGCTTGTTACAAAACGATATTAAAAAAGTTTTGGCCTACTCTACCGTTTCCCAATTGGGATTAATGTTCTTGGCTTTAGGGCTTGGCGCCTATACGGTAGCGGTTTTCCACGTAATCACACACGCGTTCTTCAAGGCTTGTTTGTTCTTGGGTTCGGGTTCAGTAATTCACGGATTACACGGTGAACAAGACATGAGAAAAATGGGTGGTTTACGCAAAGCAATGCCAATTACCTTCTGGACAATGATGATTTCTACCTTAGCGATTGCGGGTATTTTCCCGTTCGCCGGTTTCTGGTCGAAAGACGAAATCTTAATGGTCGCTTTTGAACACAATAAAGTATTATGGGTAGTGGCTTCGATTGCTTCGATTATGACCGCGTTCTATATGTTCCGTTTGATGTACTTGACTTTCTTCAAAGAATTCAGAGGCACTGAAGAACAAAAACACCACTTACACGAAAGTCCGAGTTTAATCACCATTCCATTGGTAATCTTAGCGGTTTTAGCGGTTATTGGTGGCGCGATTAACCTACCGGGTAGCATGTGGTTAAACCATTTCTTGGAACCGATTTTAGCGGGCAAACACGAAGCGCATCATTTAGGTACGCAAGAATTTATGTTGATGGGTATAGCTTTAGCCGGTGCTATCGTTGGGATTATTTGGGCGAATGCCAAATACATCAAAGGTGGCTTTGTACCGAAAGAAGATGCTGAAATCAGCGGCTTTAACAAAACAGTTTACAACAAATATTATGTGGACGAATTTTATACGTTCTTGATTGTAAAACCGATTAACGGTTTGGCTAATTTCTTCCGTACGACTTTAGAACCCGCTTTAGGCAAAGTGGTTTTCAGTTTCGGAACTTTGGCCAACGGCATCGGAACACAAGGAAAAAAATTGCACAACGGAAATATCGGTTTGTACCTTTTTGTTTTTGTAATTGGTATTTGTGCCATCATTACTTATTTATTTATCGCTCAATAA
- a CDS encoding NADH-quinone oxidoreductase subunit N has protein sequence MQVLITIVSLGVFCLLAEIFNLRKLLVPVTVIGLLAILGISLNLWAIDPSIDANYVSMIAVDKFSNAFSSLFIVLTIFLIAISGDFYKEHQSKISDFIAIKIFLLAGAVAMVSFTNLSMFFLGIEVLSISLYILAASKRLDIKSNEAGMKYFLLGSFASGIILFGICLIYGATGYFDITEIKDLSSGAGIPVWFPIGIVLMIIGMLFKIAAAPFHFWAPDVYEGSPSITTATMSTLAKVVAMATLYKILSGLTSSLMPTFEMVIVVVSILSMTIGNIMALRQDNVKRMLAFSGISHAGFMLMAILSLSTAAGTLLYYTAAYALAGIASFAVIIAVTRDKGNELTANFNGLGKTNPLLAAVLTASLLSMAGIPIFSGFFAKFMLFSDTIKSGYLYLVIVGVINSIISVGYYFKLILAMYTKEATAEKQAVPIVYYLVAVSAIVLNIAIGLYPSLVSHLLN, from the coding sequence ATGCAAGTATTAATAACAATAGTATCATTAGGTGTTTTTTGTCTGTTGGCAGAAATCTTCAATTTAAGAAAACTACTGGTTCCGGTTACTGTCATAGGTTTACTTGCCATTTTAGGAATCTCTTTGAATCTTTGGGCCATCGATCCGAGTATTGATGCCAACTATGTGAGCATGATTGCGGTCGATAAATTCTCGAATGCTTTCTCTTCTTTATTTATAGTGCTGACTATTTTCTTAATCGCCATTAGTGGTGATTTCTACAAAGAACATCAAAGCAAAATATCCGACTTTATTGCTATCAAAATATTCCTTTTGGCCGGAGCCGTTGCGATGGTTTCGTTTACCAATTTATCGATGTTCTTTTTAGGCATCGAAGTTTTATCGATTTCATTATACATCTTGGCTGCCAGCAAAAGATTAGACATTAAAAGCAACGAAGCCGGAATGAAGTACTTCTTGTTAGGTTCTTTTGCTTCCGGAATTATCTTATTCGGTATCTGTTTGATTTACGGTGCTACCGGTTATTTTGACATTACAGAAATCAAAGACTTGTCTTCCGGCGCCGGAATTCCGGTTTGGTTTCCTATCGGGATTGTATTGATGATTATCGGTATGTTGTTTAAAATTGCCGCTGCGCCTTTCCATTTTTGGGCTCCGGATGTTTACGAAGGTTCACCATCAATAACAACGGCTACCATGAGTACGTTAGCCAAAGTCGTAGCCATGGCCACACTATACAAAATCCTAAGTGGTTTAACCTCATCGTTAATGCCGACTTTTGAAATGGTAATCGTAGTGGTTTCCATATTATCAATGACTATTGGAAATATCATGGCTTTGCGTCAGGACAATGTAAAACGTATGTTGGCTTTCTCCGGAATTTCACACGCCGGATTTATGTTGATGGCCATTTTAAGTTTGTCCACCGCAGCCGGAACATTGTTATATTATACGGCAGCCTATGCTTTAGCCGGTATCGCCTCATTTGCAGTAATCATTGCGGTAACGCGTGACAAAGGGAACGAATTAACTGCCAACTTCAACGGTTTAGGTAAAACCAATCCGTTACTGGCCGCTGTTTTAACCGCTTCTTTATTGTCTATGGCGGGCATTCCGATTTTCTCCGGATTCTTTGCCAAGTTCATGTTGTTCAGCGACACCATTAAATCAGGTTATTTATACTTGGTTATTGTGGGTGTAATCAACTCCATCATTAGTGTTGGCTATTATTTTAAATTGATTTTGGCCATGTACACCAAAGAAGCTACAGCCGAAAAACAAGCCGTACCGATTGTGTATTACCTTGTAGCCGTAAGTGCTATTGTATTAAACATTGCTATCGGATTGTATCCGTCTTTGGTTAGCCATCTATTGAACTAA
- a CDS encoding complex I subunit 4 family protein, protein MDVTTILLLLLIGSIATFFAGDKLASKVALVFSLAALGLSLYLLNLMNQGANISYIGKWMTNPKITLAFKADGLSMAMVLLTTALTPLIVFSSFGNHFNNSKNFYALVLFMSFAMVGTFLAVDGLLYYIFWELALIPIYFIALIWGNGDAEERKKAVVKFFIYTLGGSLFMLIAFAYLYSKAGSFLIGDLYQLELTATEECWIFFAFFLAYAIKIPIIPFHTWQAKVYQKAPTVGTMLLSGIMLKMGLYSVIRWQLPIAPNAAKTYMPILIGLSIAGVIYGSIVALRQKDLKKLLAYSSLAHVGLIAAGCYTLTLDGLSGAVFQMIAHGFVIVGLFFAAEIIFRRYETRNIADLGGIRSQTPKFTSMFMILVLASVALPGTFNFVGEFTVLYSLSQVNIWFAVLGGTTIILGAYYMLKMFQNVMLGETNTKVFAEVTTNEAITFVAMIAFLLFFGLYPKPIVDLVTPSLNEILAVINK, encoded by the coding sequence ATGGATGTAACTACTATATTATTATTACTGCTGATTGGTTCGATTGCTACGTTTTTCGCCGGAGATAAATTAGCTTCTAAAGTTGCCTTGGTCTTCAGTTTGGCTGCTTTAGGTTTGTCATTGTATTTGCTAAACTTAATGAACCAAGGTGCCAACATCAGTTATATTGGCAAATGGATGACCAATCCGAAAATAACTTTGGCCTTTAAAGCCGATGGCTTATCCATGGCGATGGTTTTACTAACGACTGCACTAACACCATTGATTGTATTTTCCTCTTTTGGAAACCATTTCAACAACAGCAAAAACTTCTATGCTTTAGTATTGTTCATGTCTTTTGCCATGGTCGGTACTTTCTTAGCCGTAGACGGGTTGCTGTACTACATCTTCTGGGAATTGGCTTTGATTCCGATTTACTTCATCGCTTTGATTTGGGGTAACGGCGATGCCGAAGAACGCAAAAAAGCCGTGGTGAAATTTTTCATCTATACCCTTGGAGGTTCTTTGTTTATGTTGATTGCTTTTGCTTACTTATACTCTAAAGCCGGTAGTTTCTTGATTGGTGATTTATACCAATTGGAGTTAACCGCTACGGAAGAGTGTTGGATTTTCTTTGCTTTCTTCTTGGCTTATGCTATCAAAATTCCGATTATTCCTTTCCACACTTGGCAGGCTAAAGTATACCAAAAAGCACCAACCGTTGGAACGATGCTTTTATCGGGTATTATGTTAAAAATGGGATTGTACAGTGTAATTCGTTGGCAATTACCAATCGCGCCCAATGCTGCAAAAACTTACATGCCTATCCTAATCGGATTGAGTATTGCGGGTGTGATTTACGGTTCTATAGTAGCTTTGCGTCAGAAGGATTTGAAAAAATTATTGGCCTATTCATCTTTAGCACACGTTGGTTTGATTGCCGCCGGATGTTATACGTTAACTCTTGACGGATTAAGCGGTGCTGTTTTCCAAATGATTGCCCACGGTTTTGTAATTGTTGGATTATTCTTCGCTGCTGAAATTATTTTCAGAAGATATGAAACGAGAAATATAGCCGATTTAGGCGGTATCAGAAGCCAAACCCCTAAGTTCACTTCGATGTTTATGATATTGGTTTTGGCCTCTGTGGCTTTACCGGGAACCTTTAACTTCGTGGGAGAATTTACCGTATTGTACAGTTTGAGTCAAGTAAATATATGGTTTGCTGTTTTAGGCGGAACAACCATTATTTTAGGCGCTTATTATATGTTGAAGATGTTCCAAAACGTAATGTTGGGTGAAACCAACACCAAAGTATTTGCTGAAGTTACCACCAACGAAGCCATTACTTTTGTAGCGATGATAGCGTTCTTATTGTTCTTCGGTTTGTATCCGAAACCGATAGTAGATTTGGTAACGCCGAGTTTGAATGAAATTTTAGCCGTAATTAATAAATAA
- a CDS encoding Y-family DNA polymerase — translation MYALVDCNNFYASCERVFQPHLVGKPIVILSNNDGCIISRSDEAKALGIAMGAPEFKVRQELKDKNIQVFSSNYPLYGDMSHRVMKILEGFTPHVEPYSIDEAFMNFDGVAVTNFHDYGLQMKSRIMKWLSIPVSVGFAETKALSKVANKIARKFPERTQGVYIIDSEEKRLKALKWTKIEDVWGIGFRLTKKMKTRNINTAYDFTLPQHEGYIKSTMGVVGLRLKYELEGQSVLELEEPKDKKNIAITRSFAGNISTLDAMKERVSTFAMVCAEKLRKQNSCCHGVILYLRKDKYKVDRPRYNFYKMETLPFASNSSITISNLAIKMLKEVFEEGEIYKKAGVIVTNIIPENQKQFHLFEEENPKHIKIMEIMDAYHKKTGERKIKLASQNLERTWTMKQEHLSKKYTTDFREILTIKCQ, via the coding sequence ATGTATGCTTTAGTCGATTGTAATAATTTCTATGCTTCTTGCGAGAGAGTTTTTCAGCCGCATTTGGTTGGAAAACCTATAGTGATTTTGTCTAACAACGACGGTTGTATCATATCCCGAAGCGATGAAGCCAAGGCGCTAGGCATTGCGATGGGCGCGCCCGAATTCAAAGTGCGACAAGAACTCAAAGACAAAAACATACAGGTCTTTTCCTCTAATTATCCTTTGTATGGCGATATGAGTCATCGCGTCATGAAAATATTGGAAGGCTTTACGCCACACGTAGAACCGTATAGCATAGACGAAGCGTTTATGAATTTTGACGGTGTTGCAGTGACCAATTTTCACGACTACGGGTTACAAATGAAAAGTCGCATTATGAAATGGCTGAGCATTCCCGTATCAGTGGGTTTTGCCGAAACCAAAGCACTTTCCAAAGTTGCCAATAAAATCGCCCGTAAGTTCCCCGAAAGAACCCAAGGCGTCTATATAATTGACTCGGAAGAAAAACGCTTAAAAGCGCTGAAATGGACCAAAATTGAAGACGTTTGGGGTATTGGGTTTCGCCTGACCAAAAAGATGAAAACAAGAAACATCAATACGGCTTACGATTTTACTTTACCACAACATGAAGGCTATATCAAAAGTACGATGGGCGTAGTGGGTTTGCGGTTGAAATATGAACTCGAAGGCCAATCGGTACTAGAACTGGAAGAACCCAAAGATAAAAAAAATATTGCCATCACCCGAAGCTTTGCCGGTAACATCAGTACGCTCGATGCCATGAAAGAACGCGTCTCGACCTTTGCCATGGTTTGTGCCGAAAAGCTCCGCAAACAAAATTCGTGTTGCCATGGTGTGATATTGTATTTAAGAAAAGACAAGTACAAGGTAGACCGACCGCGCTACAACTTCTACAAAATGGAAACGTTGCCGTTTGCCAGCAACTCTTCTATCACAATAAGTAATTTGGCAATAAAAATGCTGAAAGAAGTTTTTGAAGAAGGCGAAATTTATAAAAAAGCAGGCGTGATTGTAACCAATATCATTCCCGAAAACCAAAAGCAGTTCCATTTGTTTGAGGAAGAAAATCCGAAGCACATTAAAATTATGGAAATCATGGATGCTTATCATAAAAAAACCGGCGAGCGCAAAATCAAACTCGCCAGTCAAAACTTGGAACGTACTTGGACCATGAAGCAAGAGCATTTGTCCAAAAAATACACCACCGATTTTCGTGAAATCTTGACCATAAAATGCCAATGA
- a CDS encoding LexA family protein: MKSPLTFFKPDFENPTTLLYFEGGIKAGFPSPAADFEGTQISLDKVLVRNFEATFYAKADGTSMIGAGIDDGDIMVIDRSLEPSDGKIAVCHIDGEFTVKRIKVKKDSLYLMPENKTFQPIRVTDDNKLVVWGIVTYVIKAV; this comes from the coding sequence ATGAAAAGTCCGTTAACCTTTTTCAAACCCGATTTCGAAAACCCGACAACGCTCCTCTATTTTGAAGGCGGTATCAAAGCGGGATTTCCATCACCGGCGGCCGATTTTGAAGGCACCCAAATTAGTTTAGACAAAGTATTGGTCCGAAACTTCGAAGCTACTTTTTACGCCAAAGCCGATGGCACTTCTATGATAGGCGCCGGTATAGACGATGGCGATATTATGGTCATCGACCGCAGCTTGGAACCTTCCGACGGAAAAATTGCCGTTTGCCACATAGACGGAGAATTCACGGTGAAGCGAATCAAAGTAAAGAAAGACTCCCTCTACCTAATGCCCGAAAACAAGACCTTTCAACCGATTAGAGTAACCGATGACAACAAACTAGTGGTTTGGGGTATTGTGACTTATGTGATTAAGGCTGTATAG